A genomic region of Aeropyrum pernix K1 contains the following coding sequences:
- a CDS encoding transcription initiation factor IIB family protein has product MHSSCENVIVTPEGEWVCLDTGEVLRESSFAEYIAVSRHSSTPETATPVSFKTHDMNIGARMSDFSSARNPLRRSLRTSKYATSSISRSEVPTITALQKLKEMVEILKIPTSVHETAALILRSYLDSVSRRPGRVEQYVAASIAKAVEIHGIPISSGEIAKAAGVEVESVQKAILQMSQTDVVKSLVRKSIAKARFRGYSTKMRRIEEFINRLVTNLGLDPEVKRIALEFVKVSLKAGSGASIKTFHGKKSAALAAAAVYLAARLLNYDVSQKKIASILELKESNIRKHYRFLIDNVAIIVYV; this is encoded by the coding sequence ATGCATAGCTCGTGCGAGAACGTCATAGTCACGCCTGAGGGCGAGTGGGTCTGCCTTGATACGGGGGAGGTTTTGAGGGAGAGCAGTTTCGCGGAGTACATAGCAGTGTCCAGGCACTCTTCAACCCCTGAGACGGCGACTCCAGTCTCGTTCAAGACGCATGATATGAACATTGGAGCTAGGATGAGCGATTTCAGCTCTGCCAGAAACCCCTTGAGGAGGAGCTTGAGGACCTCGAAATACGCGACGAGCAGCATATCAAGGTCGGAGGTTCCGACTATAACTGCTTTGCAGAAGCTAAAGGAGATGGTGGAGATACTTAAGATTCCTACTAGTGTTCATGAGACGGCCGCCCTAATTCTGAGGAGCTATCTAGACTCTGTTTCCAGGAGGCCGGGTAGGGTGGAGCAGTATGTGGCAGCCTCTATAGCTAAGGCTGTTGAGATACACGGCATACCTATTAGCAGTGGTGAGATAGCTAAGGCTGCCGGCGTCGAGGTAGAGAGTGTTCAGAAGGCTATACTACAGATGTCCCAGACTGACGTCGTCAAGAGTCTTGTCAGGAAGTCGATTGCAAAGGCCCGCTTCCGGGGTTACTCAACAAAGATGAGGAGGATAGAAGAGTTTATAAACAGGCTAGTTACGAACCTAGGCTTAGACCCTGAGGTTAAGAGGATAGCGCTGGAGTTTGTAAAGGTCTCTCTCAAGGCGGGTAGCGGAGCGTCTATCAAAACCTTCCACGGTAAAAAGTCGGCGGCGCTGGCGGCGGCTGCAGTATACTTGGCCGCCAGACTGCTTAACTATGATGTAAGCCAGAAGAAGATCGCGAGTATTCTGGAGCTTAAAGAATCCAATATAAGGAAGCACTATAGATTTTTAATAGATAATGTCGCTATAATAGTCTATGTATAA
- a CDS encoding DUF84 family protein, giving the protein MAVTVAVGTSNPIKYRAVLRAFSRYYDVRVVMVSVDSGVGPQPSGVADVVGGALARAVRAVEKADSYFGVGVEAGPIEFPASGGYVETQVAAIVDRDCRATIGMSPSFEVDRRVLALMLDGVEMEKAVGVERHGGLGESVGFVGVATSGAVTRQDLTEHAVIMALIPRLMGYGSIATVEEIAAQAGASVECRSTRAI; this is encoded by the coding sequence GTGGCTGTTACTGTTGCCGTGGGCACAAGTAACCCCATCAAGTATCGTGCTGTTCTAAGGGCTTTCTCGAGGTATTATGATGTTAGGGTTGTGATGGTCAGCGTCGACAGTGGTGTTGGGCCTCAGCCCTCGGGAGTAGCAGACGTTGTGGGGGGTGCTCTCGCCAGGGCTGTGAGAGCTGTTGAGAAGGCTGACTCATATTTTGGCGTAGGAGTCGAGGCTGGCCCTATAGAGTTCCCCGCCTCAGGCGGCTATGTGGAGACTCAGGTGGCGGCTATCGTGGATAGGGACTGCCGCGCAACAATAGGGATGAGCCCCTCCTTCGAGGTGGATAGAAGGGTGCTTGCTTTAATGCTGGATGGCGTCGAGATGGAGAAGGCTGTGGGTGTGGAAAGGCATGGAGGCCTAGGCGAGTCTGTGGGTTTTGTGGGCGTGGCAACATCGGGTGCTGTAACGAGGCAGGACCTCACGGAGCATGCTGTGATAATGGCCCTTATACCCAGGCTAATGGGTTACGGGAGCATAGCTACCGTTGAAGAGATAGCAGCTCAGGCCGGGGCAAGCGTGGAGTGCAGGAGCACTAGAGCTATATAA
- a CDS encoding 30S ribosomal protein S8e, whose protein sequence is MGIYQWRDKKKPSGGKRRYYYKVKRKYAAGRPPTYTTLSAAEEEERKPVRARGGSYKIKAKKVAFAVVSNPKTGEARKARILRIVETPAHREYARRGIIVKGAVIDTTLGRAVVTSRPGQEGVVNAVLLEEQGQKQ, encoded by the coding sequence GTGGGCATCTACCAGTGGCGTGACAAGAAGAAGCCCTCCGGGGGCAAAAGGCGCTACTACTATAAAGTAAAGCGAAAGTACGCGGCTGGCAGGCCCCCAACATACACAACACTATCCGCAGCTGAGGAAGAGGAGAGGAAACCGGTTAGAGCCAGAGGGGGCAGCTATAAGATTAAGGCTAAAAAGGTCGCGTTCGCCGTAGTATCAAACCCAAAGACTGGAGAAGCAAGAAAAGCCAGGATACTCAGGATAGTAGAGACGCCTGCACACAGGGAATACGCGCGAAGAGGAATAATAGTGAAAGGAGCGGTGATAGACACAACACTAGGAAGAGCTGTAGTAACCTCAAGACCGGGACAGGAAGGTGTAGTCAACGCGGTGCTACTGGAGGAGCAGGGACAAAAACAGTAG
- a CDS encoding coiled-coil protein produces MQGRSIAEFKKEEEELLKTIEELKEEIVRLKEERRKLINEVKALREERRKASREKREYVEKLRSLREERKKILDELAQLKEERKKTRDELVIKRDQLRVLRGLLEKEGGRLAKISLKRLQRRLQELEMMQMTRVLRPEEEKRLVEEISRLEELIERVRKAKEQALSTMELQAEVKALVIKLKDLNQRIDELRQQAGSVKEELATLSSKIEEYNERIKKLSEEIEKRSTRIDELSKEIDNLYAKYREVMTRLKDIRIAMARGMELSEVEKRREEIKKKMEKGEPLTLEELKLIYGFYD; encoded by the coding sequence GTGCAAGGTAGAAGTATAGCCGAGTTTAAGAAAGAGGAGGAAGAGCTACTCAAGACTATTGAAGAGCTGAAGGAGGAGATTGTAAGGCTGAAAGAGGAGAGGCGGAAGCTTATCAACGAGGTGAAAGCGCTAAGGGAGGAAAGGCGGAAAGCATCTAGGGAGAAGAGGGAGTATGTCGAGAAGCTCCGCAGCCTCAGGGAAGAGAGGAAAAAGATACTAGACGAGCTTGCACAGCTTAAGGAGGAGAGGAAGAAGACTAGAGATGAGCTCGTTATAAAGAGGGACCAGCTGAGAGTGCTCCGAGGTCTTCTCGAGAAGGAGGGCGGTAGGCTGGCCAAGATAAGCCTCAAGAGGCTGCAGAGGAGGCTTCAGGAGCTTGAAATGATGCAGATGACGAGGGTCCTAAGACCTGAAGAGGAGAAGAGGCTAGTAGAGGAGATATCAAGGCTGGAGGAGCTTATAGAGAGAGTTAGAAAGGCTAAAGAACAGGCCCTCTCTACTATGGAGCTTCAGGCCGAAGTAAAGGCACTGGTTATCAAGCTTAAAGACCTTAACCAGAGGATAGATGAGCTGAGGCAGCAGGCCGGCTCGGTAAAGGAGGAGCTGGCAACGCTGAGCAGCAAGATAGAAGAGTATAACGAGAGGATAAAGAAGCTTAGCGAGGAGATAGAGAAGAGGAGCACCAGAATAGATGAATTGTCTAAAGAGATAGACAACCTCTATGCTAAGTACAGGGAAGTGATGACTAGGCTAAAGGACATAAGGATAGCAATGGCGAGGGGCATGGAGCTTAGCGAGGTAGAGAAGAGGAGAGAAGAAATTAAGAAGAAGATGGAAAAGGGCGAGCCCCTGACCCTGGAGGAGCTGAAACTAATATACGGCTTCTACGACTAA
- a CDS encoding ATP/GTP-binding protein, whose translation MIGYIIVTGTAGAGKSSLVGALADRITSLGANVATLNLDPAAEKLPYDPSVDARDYVSVAELMDKGLGPNGALVAAVDSLINHVLDIREEIDYYSPDYVVVDTPGQLELFAYRVGGPLVLRGIMGDYNGVNIFLIDSIFIDNAISLVSALLLASSVAVRLGLPQVNAVSKADMLLPEVREEVIPRLGEPGFLEFLLEKDKTYEGAGKALAEELARAIETTGFIGEVLQASVLEPETVTLLAAKAQQILAGGDDYKIYDITGQ comes from the coding sequence TTGATAGGATATATAATAGTTACTGGCACTGCTGGCGCTGGTAAGAGCAGTCTAGTCGGTGCCTTGGCTGATAGGATAACGTCTCTCGGCGCTAATGTAGCTACTCTTAACCTTGACCCCGCTGCAGAGAAGCTTCCCTACGATCCTTCCGTAGACGCTCGGGATTACGTCTCTGTCGCGGAGCTCATGGATAAGGGTCTCGGGCCTAATGGGGCTCTTGTGGCGGCTGTTGACTCGCTGATAAACCATGTTCTGGATATTAGGGAGGAGATAGATTATTACTCCCCAGATTATGTGGTAGTCGATACGCCTGGTCAGCTGGAGCTCTTTGCGTATAGAGTCGGAGGTCCTCTGGTCCTCAGAGGCATTATGGGTGATTACAACGGTGTAAATATATTCCTCATAGACTCGATATTCATCGACAACGCTATAAGCCTAGTCTCAGCCCTTCTACTCGCCAGCAGTGTGGCTGTAAGGCTGGGTCTGCCCCAGGTTAACGCTGTTTCGAAGGCTGACATGCTATTGCCCGAGGTTAGAGAGGAGGTTATACCCAGGCTCGGAGAGCCCGGCTTCCTAGAGTTCCTGCTGGAAAAGGATAAGACTTATGAAGGGGCTGGCAAAGCCCTGGCAGAGGAGCTAGCCAGAGCTATAGAGACAACAGGATTTATAGGCGAAGTCCTACAGGCCTCGGTTCTCGAGCCAGAGACGGTGACGCTCCTCGCCGCCAAAGCTCAGCAGATACTAGCTGGCGGCGACGACTACAAAATATATGATATCACAGGCCAGTGA
- the coxB gene encoding cytochrome c oxidase subunit II: MDVIPTEAIWWRLFLLFTAVGVLAAGTVTAFFIYSLFKYRSSGQALGEDQGTAGRIYRIMVESPVSGKSKYLLFVTGIIVMGLIVATIDETLYLEKSPPVEDALVVMVIGFQFGWQFEYSVGGETVTTLNYLVVPSDTLIEFRVTSRDVFHAFGIPEFKNKIDAIPGILNSMWIKTPDEPGKVYNAYCYELCGIGHSLMVGKVIVVDKEEFYNAYNSGPDVFSEYVNNVISKYK; the protein is encoded by the coding sequence ATGGACGTTATCCCTACAGAGGCGATTTGGTGGAGACTGTTCCTCCTGTTCACAGCGGTGGGTGTATTAGCTGCAGGCACTGTCACAGCGTTCTTCATCTACAGCCTATTCAAGTATAGAAGCAGCGGTCAGGCGTTGGGAGAGGATCAGGGTACTGCGGGGAGGATTTACAGGATCATGGTTGAAAGCCCCGTTTCCGGAAAGTCAAAGTATCTTCTCTTTGTAACTGGGATAATAGTTATGGGACTAATTGTAGCCACGATAGATGAAACACTTTATCTCGAGAAAAGCCCTCCCGTAGAAGACGCTCTTGTAGTTATGGTAATTGGGTTCCAGTTTGGATGGCAATTCGAGTATTCAGTGGGAGGCGAGACTGTCACCACTCTAAACTACCTGGTAGTCCCCTCAGACACCCTCATAGAGTTTAGGGTGACGAGTCGAGACGTGTTCCATGCGTTTGGCATACCAGAGTTTAAAAATAAGATTGACGCCATACCGGGTATTCTGAACAGCATGTGGATAAAAACCCCTGACGAGCCGGGGAAGGTGTATAACGCCTACTGTTACGAGTTGTGTGGCATAGGCCACAGCCTCATGGTTGGGAAGGTTATAGTAGTCGATAAGGAGGAGTTCTATAATGCTTATAATTCGGGTCCAGACGTGTTTAGCGAGTATGTGAATAATGTAATATCGAAATATAAGTGA